The following proteins are encoded in a genomic region of Coffea eugenioides isolate CCC68of chromosome 6, Ceug_1.0, whole genome shotgun sequence:
- the LOC113773660 gene encoding uncharacterized protein LOC113773660 produces MSQKLQIMEDLDLLPRMCSLLVEKSMAESGMGRHNFDIDILKETLCAQQQLLQKLYNELEAEREASSSAASEALSMILRLQGEKAAVQMEAEQYKRLAEEKMGYAEESLAIFEDIMYQKDMEMAALDSQVQAYRYKLLSMGCEDPGIGETTSPENLLQRNESFVGETNLKRIGRRNSAPLLTLISCMRKGVTERESCLSPKTDLVHKTVEDCTAQDMNESSSDWEKKTDNSNMGDINSYLEQIRKLDGRVKEIAGVSYANLQSSTRSPSPLSQSSGNPYDLTREPTAYDMDKVKHPGNVKESEITTECPCSPGVLDVFEVPQVEESYDDCQLKRKNQKKMVLQDENKVEKPDAVSEEIVKPYIQEQESDWLQKVLKSSQQQKTFCKPSSAIEVDCNFATVHPIGKVSISQPLLQQFNQTSEIVEIDRQAGRLVSADREEERKLLKEIREKLNSIECEIRSWKVKESSHRDEVPIATLAEAMLHFWL; encoded by the exons ATGAGtcaaaaactccaaatcatggaGGATTTGGACCTGTTACCTCGTATGTGTAGCTT GTTAGTCGAAAAATCCATGGCCGAAAGTGGCATGGGGAGACACAATTTTGATATAGATATCCTCAAAGAAACCCTCTGCGCTCAGCAACAGTTGCTGCAGAAGCTTTACAATGAGTTGGAAGCAGAGAGAGAGGCCTCTTCTTCTGCTGCCAGTGAAGCTTTGTCTATGATATTGCGCCTACAAGGAGAAAAAGCTGCTGTGCAAATGGAAGCAGAGCAATACAAAAGATTGGCAGAGGAAAAAATGGGATATGCAGAGGAATCATTAGcaatttttgaagatattatgTATCAGAAAGATATGGAGATGGCAGCTTTGGATTCTCAAGTGCAGGCTTACAGGTATAAGCTATTAAGCATGGGTTGTGAAGATCCAGGAATTGGTGAAACAACGTCTCCAGAAAACCTCTTACAAAGAAATGAATCTTTTGTAGGGGAAACGAATTTGAAAAGGATCGGAAGGAGAAATTCTGCACCCCTCCTAACTTTGATATCATGCATGAGGAAAGGTGTGACTGAGAGAGAGAGTTGTTTAAGCCCCAAAACGGATCTGGTTCATAAGACAGTCGAAGATTGCACAGCACAGGACATGAATGAATCGAGTTCTGATTGGGAGAAAAAGACAGATAATTCTAATATGGGAGACATCAACTCATATCTGGAGCAGATCAGAAAGTTAGATGGTCGTGTTAAAGAGATAGCAGGAGTTAGCTATGCAAACTTACAAAGTTCAACGAGGTCTCCTTCACCGCTTTCACAAAGCTCTGGAAACCCCTATGATCTGACAAGAGAACCAACAGCATATGACATGGATAAGGTCAAACATCCAGGAAATGTGAAGGAAAGTGAAATAACAACTGAATGTCCTTGTTCCCCAGGTGTCCTTGATGTCTTTGAAGTCCCCCAGGTGGAAGAGAGTTATGATGATTGCCAATTGAAGAGAAAAAATCAGAAGAAGATGGTTTTGCAAGATGAGAACAAGGTTGAAAAACCAGATGCCGTTTCTGAGGAGATTGTTAAGCCATACATTCAAGAACAAGAAAGTGACTGGCTACAGAAAGTGCTAAAATCTTCCCAGCAACAGAAAACATTTTGTAAACCAAGTAGTGCCATTGAAGTTGATTGCAACTTTGCAACGGTTCATCCTATTGGAAAAGTTTCTATATCTCAACCGTTGCTGCAACAGTTCAATCAGACTTCAGAAATAGTTGAGATTGATAGACAGGCTGGTAGACTAGTATCTGCAGACAGAGAGGAAGAACGGAAACTATTGAAAGAGATAAGAGAGAAGCTGAATTCAATAGAGTGTGAGATCAGAAGTTGGAAAGTTAAGGAGTCTTCACATAGAGATGAGGTACCGATTGCCACCCTTGCAGAG GCAATGCTTCATTTTTGGCTCTGA